The Streptomonospora litoralis genome window below encodes:
- a CDS encoding winged helix DNA-binding domain-containing protein, whose protein sequence is MATTVLDSRALNRATLARQLLLERADCTPRDAVAHLCGLQAQEPQEPFVGLWSRLRAFDPAVLSQALLQRTVVRTHLMRRTVHLVTAEDALAWRARHAPMLLQRVRAVYRRELEGVDLDALAAAGRAVTADGAPRSMGEIGRALAEYWPRAGPRALGETVIAALVPMVQVPPRGLWRRRGGADNVALASWLGRGIDPPSPKGTDPVGQALVRRYLAAYGPAASADVRAWCGLAGLPGAIAAMREELVSFRDERGRELIDLPEAPRPDPDTPAPVRFLPAFDNAILGYGDRSRIVDHEHRGVSVAGARVVLVDGRVAATWTVREGAVSVAALRRLSSAERTAVAAEGGAAAAFLSDGDSDRVRIEGLGG, encoded by the coding sequence GTGGCGACGACCGTCCTCGACTCCCGGGCGCTCAACCGCGCCACCCTCGCCCGCCAGTTGCTGCTCGAACGCGCCGATTGCACGCCCCGGGACGCCGTCGCGCACCTGTGCGGGCTGCAGGCCCAAGAGCCGCAGGAACCCTTCGTCGGGCTGTGGTCGCGGCTGCGCGCGTTCGATCCGGCGGTGTTGTCACAGGCGCTGCTGCAGCGCACCGTGGTGCGCACCCACCTGATGCGCCGCACCGTCCACCTGGTCACCGCCGAGGATGCCCTGGCATGGCGGGCCCGCCATGCGCCCATGCTGCTCCAGCGGGTACGGGCGGTCTACCGCCGCGAACTGGAAGGCGTGGACCTCGACGCGCTCGCCGCGGCGGGCCGGGCGGTCACGGCCGACGGCGCGCCCCGCTCGATGGGAGAGATCGGGCGCGCCCTCGCCGAGTACTGGCCTCGGGCCGGGCCGCGGGCGCTGGGGGAGACGGTGATCGCCGCCCTCGTCCCCATGGTGCAGGTGCCGCCGCGCGGGTTGTGGCGCAGGCGGGGCGGAGCAGACAACGTCGCGCTCGCCTCCTGGCTGGGCCGCGGGATCGATCCGCCGAGCCCGAAAGGAACCGATCCCGTGGGCCAGGCGCTGGTGCGGCGCTACCTCGCCGCCTACGGGCCGGCGGCCTCGGCCGATGTGCGGGCCTGGTGCGGCCTGGCCGGGCTGCCGGGTGCCATCGCCGCGATGCGCGAGGAGCTGGTGTCCTTCCGCGACGAGCGCGGCCGCGAACTGATCGACCTCCCCGAAGCGCCGCGCCCCGACCCCGACACTCCGGCCCCGGTGCGGTTTCTTCCGGCATTCGACAACGCGATCCTCGGTTACGGCGACCGCAGCCGGATCGTCGATCACGAGCACCGCGGTGTGTCGGTCGCCGGGGCACGCGTGGTGCTGGTCGACGGGCGGGTCGCTGCGACATGGACGGTGCGGGAAGGCGCGGTGAGCGTGGCGGCGCTGCGACGGCTCTCTTCGGCCGAGCGCACGGCTGTGGCCGCGGAGGGCGGTGCGGCGGCGGCGTTCCTCTCCGACGGCGACAGCGACCGCGTCCGGATCGAAGGGCTCGGGGGGTGA
- a CDS encoding DinB family protein: protein MTTAPASEHRRAPETERGALIAELATVRAALITTPRGLSDAQAAERPTVSALCPGGLIKHVASMEQGWMRFAVEGTAAMKYDLPEGVTWADIEAGTAREIPQWMIDHENGFRVLPGEGLAGIIAGYEDVAARTEEIIASVPDLSATYAAPEAPWEEGGSRLSVRGVILHVISETAQHAGHADILREAIDGRTAT from the coding sequence GTGACCACCGCGCCTGCATCCGAACACCGCCGTGCTCCCGAGACCGAACGGGGCGCCCTCATCGCCGAACTCGCGACCGTGCGCGCGGCCCTGATCACCACGCCCCGCGGGCTCAGCGACGCCCAGGCCGCAGAACGCCCGACGGTCAGCGCCCTGTGCCCCGGTGGGCTGATCAAACACGTCGCGTCCATGGAGCAGGGGTGGATGCGCTTCGCCGTCGAAGGCACCGCGGCGATGAAATACGACCTGCCCGAAGGCGTCACCTGGGCCGACATCGAAGCCGGGACCGCCCGCGAGATCCCGCAGTGGATGATCGACCACGAGAACGGCTTCCGCGTGCTGCCCGGCGAGGGCCTGGCCGGGATCATCGCGGGCTACGAGGACGTCGCCGCCCGGACCGAGGAGATCATCGCCTCCGTGCCCGACCTGTCGGCGACCTATGCCGCACCGGAGGCACCGTGGGAGGAGGGGGGATCCCGGCTCAGCGTGCGCGGCGTCATCCTGCACGTCATCTCCGAGACAGCCCAGCACGCCGGACACGCCGACATCCTGCGCGAGGCGATCGACGGCCGGACCGCGACCTGA
- a CDS encoding DUF6653 family protein produces MAAEAPAAFARIRRAVFARHASPWSAWSRWATTPLVLVPVWTRDWRHAAAVAAWMALNPVLFPEPADDRAWSTRAMLGEEQWITDRPYDAALAVQTASSAAMLAALAAAYRRRPVATAAAAATTMGLTMVYWQQMVDYYDHNRDGPVPAVD; encoded by the coding sequence ATGGCCGCCGAAGCCCCCGCCGCTTTCGCGCGCATCCGCCGCGCCGTCTTCGCCCGCCACGCCAGCCCGTGGAGCGCCTGGTCGCGGTGGGCGACCACGCCGCTGGTGCTGGTGCCGGTCTGGACCCGCGACTGGAGGCACGCGGCCGCCGTGGCCGCGTGGATGGCGCTCAACCCGGTCCTGTTCCCCGAGCCCGCCGACGACCGCGCCTGGTCCACGCGGGCCATGCTCGGCGAGGAGCAGTGGATCACCGACCGCCCCTACGACGCGGCCCTTGCGGTGCAGACGGCGAGCTCGGCGGCGATGCTGGCCGCCCTCGCCGCGGCCTACCGCCGCCGCCCGGTGGCCACGGCGGCGGCCGCGGCCACCACGATGGGCCTGACGATGGTCTACTGGCAGCAGATGGTCGACTACTACGACCACAACCGCGACGGCCCAGTACCGGCCGTGGACTGA
- a CDS encoding TetR/AcrR family transcriptional regulator, whose amino-acid sequence MSQRDDLLTGARQCLVEKGYHRTTARDIAAASGSHLASIGYHFGSKDALMNLAALQAQDEWGDALVAAVRAAAKEDPAQRLKVALEELFASLPRHRELILASVQAYAQAGFTGEIGDALRDATRHARAELAAMLLGRDVADIDTATAETVGMTVHSLVVGFAVQSLIAPDSLPTGDQAVAALRDLVDRNPA is encoded by the coding sequence ATGAGCCAACGCGACGACCTGCTGACCGGTGCGCGGCAATGCCTGGTCGAGAAGGGGTACCACCGCACGACAGCGCGCGACATCGCAGCGGCGTCCGGTTCACATCTGGCCTCGATCGGCTACCACTTCGGGTCCAAGGACGCCTTGATGAACCTCGCCGCGCTGCAGGCGCAGGACGAATGGGGCGACGCGCTCGTCGCGGCGGTGCGGGCCGCGGCGAAAGAGGACCCCGCGCAGCGGCTGAAGGTCGCTCTCGAAGAGCTCTTCGCGTCCCTGCCCCGGCACCGCGAGCTCATCCTGGCCAGCGTCCAGGCCTACGCCCAAGCCGGGTTCACCGGGGAGATCGGCGACGCCCTGCGTGATGCCACCCGGCACGCCCGGGCCGAACTGGCCGCGATGCTGCTCGGCCGCGACGTCGCCGACATCGACACGGCGACCGCGGAGACCGTCGGCATGACCGTCCATTCGCTGGTGGTCGGCTTCGCGGTCCAGTCACTGATCGCTCCCGACTCGCTGCCGACCGGTGACCAGGCCGTCGCGGCGCTGCGCGACCTGGTGGACCGGAACCCCGCGTAG
- a CDS encoding IS110 family RNA-guided transposase, which translates to MPAIWAGVDAGKTHHHCTVIDSDGQRLLSRKTANDEAELIDLIAEVNALDTDVLWAVDLNSGGAALLITLLLDHGQELIYIPGRTVHHASGSYRGDGKTDAKDAFVIADQARMRRDLQPLAAFDEIAADLRIYTARRTDLGADRTRAINRMRDQLLGYFPALERAFDYSKSKAALVLLGGDQTPAALRRMGQARLESWLRARKVRNAARVARAAITAAQAQRTTVRGEKAAASMVAKLAGEVIALDAEIAETDAAIEGRFREHEHAGVITSLPGVGTLLGAEFIAATGGDMAAFASADRLAGVAGLAPVPKDSGRISGNLHRPRRYSRRLMRVFYMSALLSIRCCPASQAFYERKRAEGKRHAQAVIALARRRVNVLWAMLRDGRPYSAAPPVKLAAAA; encoded by the coding sequence ATGCCCGCCATCTGGGCCGGTGTGGACGCGGGCAAGACCCACCACCACTGCACCGTGATCGACAGCGACGGCCAACGGCTGCTGTCGAGAAAGACGGCCAACGACGAGGCCGAACTGATCGATCTGATCGCCGAGGTCAACGCCCTGGACACCGACGTGCTCTGGGCGGTCGACCTCAACAGCGGCGGCGCGGCCCTGCTGATCACCCTGCTGCTCGACCACGGCCAGGAGTTGATCTACATCCCCGGCCGCACCGTCCATCACGCCTCCGGCTCCTACCGGGGCGACGGCAAGACCGACGCCAAGGACGCCTTCGTCATCGCCGACCAGGCCCGCATGCGCCGCGACCTGCAACCTCTGGCCGCCTTCGACGAGATCGCCGCCGACCTGCGCATCTACACCGCCCGGCGCACTGATCTGGGAGCCGACCGCACCCGGGCCATCAACCGGATGCGCGACCAGCTCCTGGGCTACTTCCCCGCCCTGGAGCGCGCCTTCGACTACAGCAAGTCCAAAGCCGCCCTGGTGCTGCTGGGCGGTGACCAGACCCCGGCCGCGCTGCGCCGCATGGGACAGGCACGACTGGAGTCGTGGCTGCGCGCCCGCAAGGTCCGCAACGCCGCCCGGGTGGCCCGGGCCGCGATCACCGCGGCCCAGGCCCAGCGCACCACCGTGCGCGGCGAGAAGGCGGCGGCGTCCATGGTCGCCAAGCTGGCCGGGGAAGTGATCGCCCTCGACGCCGAGATCGCCGAAACCGACGCGGCCATCGAGGGCCGGTTTCGCGAGCACGAGCATGCCGGGGTGATCACGAGCCTGCCCGGCGTAGGGACCCTGCTGGGGGCGGAGTTCATCGCCGCCACCGGCGGCGACATGGCCGCCTTCGCCAGTGCGGACCGGCTGGCCGGGGTCGCGGGACTGGCCCCGGTCCCCAAGGATTCGGGGCGTATCAGCGGCAACCTGCACCGTCCCCGGCGCTACAGCCGCCGGCTGATGCGGGTGTTCTACATGTCGGCGCTGCTCAGCATCCGCTGCTGTCCGGCTTCGCAGGCGTTCTATGAGCGCAAGCGGGCCGAGGGCAAGCGTCATGCCCAGGCGGTGATCGCACTGGCCCGGCGCAGGGTCAACGTGCTCTGGGCGATGCTGCGCGACGGTCGCCCCTACAGCGCGGCGCCTCCAGTGAAGCTGGCTGCGGCGGCCTGA